A stretch of the Clostridium fungisolvens genome encodes the following:
- a CDS encoding winged helix-turn-helix domain-containing protein has translation MRITKKEAARFILNHQKLLPSRELKGKNGIMEFINLVGAIQFDPLDVAGYNSNLVLQSRIKNFKASMLYELLYEDRKLIDGWDKNMCIFSTEDWPYFKRYREEWFERFSNRDVEIDKILEFIRRDIREKGPLSSKDLEFDTKVDWAWAPTRASRAALESMYFWGELIVHHKLRTRRFYDFADKYIEKEILEKVDPNKNLTEYFKWAIKRRIGAIGLLWNKPSDAWLGIHWMKSDDRKTAFQELIDGGEVLPIEVEDIEHILYIRKDDIKALYKTLSSSKVPSKASFIAPLDNLMWDRKLIKEIFEFQYTWEVYKPKEIREYGYYVLPVLYKDKFIARFEPKYNKKSKTLEIINWWWEENITLTKAMENALVKCFSDFMEYLGAEYIEVNGIDVLEKLVFNTNLVNKKLP, from the coding sequence ATGAGAATAACTAAAAAAGAGGCTGCGCGGTTTATTTTAAATCATCAAAAGCTGCTTCCATCAAGAGAGCTCAAAGGAAAGAATGGAATAATGGAGTTTATAAATCTAGTCGGAGCCATTCAGTTTGATCCACTAGATGTGGCTGGATACAATTCTAATCTTGTGTTGCAGTCAAGAATAAAGAACTTTAAAGCTAGCATGCTCTATGAACTGCTGTACGAAGATAGAAAGCTTATTGATGGTTGGGATAAAAATATGTGCATTTTTAGCACTGAAGATTGGCCGTATTTTAAAAGGTATAGAGAAGAATGGTTCGAAAGATTTTCTAATAGGGATGTTGAAATAGATAAAATTTTAGAGTTTATAAGAAGGGATATTAGAGAAAAGGGACCACTTTCATCAAAAGATTTAGAATTTGATACAAAAGTAGATTGGGCATGGGCACCAACAAGGGCATCAAGAGCTGCGCTTGAGAGTATGTATTTCTGGGGAGAACTTATAGTTCATCATAAGTTACGCACAAGAAGATTCTATGATTTTGCAGATAAATATATTGAGAAAGAAATACTTGAAAAAGTTGATCCTAATAAAAACTTAACAGAATATTTTAAATGGGCAATTAAAAGAAGAATAGGTGCAATAGGGCTTTTATGGAATAAGCCTAGCGATGCATGGCTTGGTATACATTGGATGAAGAGTGACGATAGAAAGACAGCCTTTCAAGAATTAATAGATGGTGGGGAGGTGCTGCCAATTGAAGTCGAAGATATTGAACATATACTCTATATAAGAAAAGATGACATTAAAGCTCTTTACAAGACATTAAGTAGTTCAAAAGTACCGAGTAAAGCTTCATTTATAGCTCCGCTGGATAATCTGATGTGGGATAGAAAATTAATAAAAGAAATATTTGAGTTTCAATATACATGGGAGGTATATAAACCTAAAGAAATAAGAGAGTATGGGTATTATGTGCTGCCAGTATTATATAAAGATAAGTTTATAGCAAGGTTTGAACCTAAATATAATAAAAAAAGTAAAACTTTAGAGATAATAAATTGGTGGTGGGAAGAGAATATAACTTTAACTAAAGCTATGGAAAATGCTTTAGTGAAATGTTTTAGTGACTTTATGGAATATCTTGGTGCAGAATATATCGAGGTAAATGGAATAGATGTGCTTGAGAAACTAGTGTTTAACACAAATCTAGTAAACAAGAAGCTGCCTTAA
- a CDS encoding GerAB/ArcD/ProY family transporter — protein sequence MGKISSKHLFFLIASLTVVSIKTYPTIFTKLSGRDTWICLILASAFILLYFSFILFVYKRKCCYNFIEIYTSSLGKFLGSIFIGLFVLNLFLTLTECASVEASAMNVNFLIYTRTWQLLLLTIPAAAYVVKRGYNAVLISVLIGIFFISISGVILAIMTAKYKEYIRLLPILEYGFNLKLLISTIKLVGAYASVAIIFPLFYDIKDTKNIRLWGTLGIIFVIQMQIFSMLGNLSTFEIDVFNSMSYPKLVQTQLIRHFGFLEAGELFVMLQIVGGWFIKLVVTLQVLMKIFEHYKLNRTSVLIAISIALYITAYLCSRNLFNLFKLLDYYVYINLANYVIIPFFVFLIFLLKPKKL from the coding sequence ATGGGTAAAATATCGTCAAAACACTTATTTTTTCTAATTGCATCACTCACTGTTGTTTCAATAAAGACTTATCCAACTATATTTACTAAACTAAGTGGACGCGATACTTGGATTTGCTTAATATTAGCTTCAGCTTTTATATTGCTATATTTTTCATTTATTCTCTTCGTCTATAAAAGAAAATGTTGTTACAATTTCATTGAGATTTACACAAGTTCCTTAGGAAAATTTTTAGGGTCTATTTTCATAGGACTTTTTGTATTAAATTTGTTCTTAACGCTTACGGAATGTGCAAGTGTAGAAGCTAGTGCAATGAATGTTAACTTCTTAATTTATACAAGAACCTGGCAGCTGTTACTCCTTACTATTCCTGCCGCAGCATATGTAGTTAAGAGAGGATACAACGCAGTACTCATTTCTGTGCTTATAGGTATCTTTTTTATAAGCATTTCAGGTGTAATATTAGCTATTATGACTGCAAAATATAAAGAATACATAAGATTACTTCCTATACTTGAATATGGTTTCAATTTAAAGCTTTTAATTTCAACCATTAAACTTGTAGGCGCATATGCCAGTGTAGCAATAATCTTCCCCCTATTTTATGATATTAAAGATACGAAAAATATACGCCTTTGGGGAACACTAGGAATAATTTTCGTAATTCAGATGCAAATCTTTTCAATGCTTGGAAATCTATCAACTTTTGAAATAGACGTATTTAATTCTATGTCCTATCCAAAACTTGTTCAAACTCAACTTATACGTCACTTTGGCTTTTTAGAAGCAGGCGAATTGTTTGTCATGCTTCAGATAGTTGGAGGCTGGTTTATCAAATTAGTAGTAACTCTTCAAGTACTAATGAAAATTTTTGAACACTATAAACTAAATAGAACTTCTGTACTTATAGCAATAAGCATAGCTTTATATATTACAGCCTACTTATGCAGCAGGAATCTATTTAATCTTTTTAAACTGTTAGACTATTATGTTTATATAAACTTAGCTAATTACGTTATAATACCGTTTTTCGTGTTTTTGATATTTTTGTTGAAACCTAAAAAACTATAA
- a CDS encoding spore germination protein, which yields MYKENLKYIKDKLKDNFDIQYREVFCKNGLVTIIFSENISDNMFISEYIIKPVMSTNIECSDINTVKTKILQTNNVSDTNSLDDALIHILSGDVIILFECLEGMIYCDAKKTVQRAVDKPLNDPVIKGSQEGFNESLNMNIGLIRKRIRNTKLKILYFEVGKESNTSVAMAYIEGKAEGSLVNTIKEKISNLNVQFILDTNYIEEELKNKGTELDTIGYTEKPDIVVSRLFEGRVAVLVDGCPTALTAPCFFIEYFQAPDDYYLNKNVVDVLRIFRIMSFLITITLPAFYVALFTHHFSLIPPTFVFKISEARAGVPFPTIVEVIIILFFFELAREAGKRLPSNIGQPLSIVSALILGDAAIGAGLASQGTIIIMGVYAITSYINPKILTVTPIWSMINVIMCGLFGLHGFYIFFIVVIAHIGSLDSCGYKYFWPFGTVHSYSFKHKDYLTRGRLSNISDSIFRRKEK from the coding sequence ATGTATAAGGAAAACTTAAAATATATAAAAGATAAGCTAAAAGATAACTTTGATATACAATACAGAGAGGTATTTTGTAAGAATGGATTAGTAACAATAATTTTCTCTGAAAATATCTCAGATAATATGTTCATAAGTGAATATATAATAAAGCCAGTAATGAGCACAAATATTGAGTGTTCGGATATAAATACTGTTAAGACAAAGATCTTACAAACAAATAATGTTTCTGATACAAATAGCTTGGATGATGCATTGATTCACATATTGTCTGGAGATGTAATTATATTATTTGAGTGTCTAGAGGGAATGATATATTGTGATGCTAAGAAAACTGTTCAAAGAGCGGTGGATAAACCTTTAAATGACCCTGTTATTAAAGGGTCTCAAGAAGGTTTCAACGAGTCTTTAAATATGAATATTGGACTAATAAGAAAGAGGATTCGCAATACAAAGCTTAAAATATTATATTTTGAGGTTGGAAAGGAATCAAATACTTCTGTAGCAATGGCATATATAGAGGGGAAAGCAGAAGGTTCTCTGGTAAATACGATTAAAGAAAAAATAAGTAATTTAAATGTACAGTTTATATTAGATACAAATTATATTGAAGAGGAATTAAAGAATAAAGGTACTGAATTAGATACAATTGGTTACACAGAAAAGCCAGATATTGTTGTTTCAAGACTTTTTGAAGGAAGAGTGGCAGTCTTAGTGGATGGGTGTCCAACTGCATTAACTGCTCCTTGCTTCTTTATTGAGTATTTTCAGGCTCCAGATGATTATTATTTAAATAAAAATGTAGTAGATGTTTTAAGGATATTTAGAATTATGTCTTTTTTAATTACAATAACATTGCCAGCATTTTATGTAGCGCTTTTTACTCATCATTTTTCACTTATACCTCCAACATTTGTATTTAAGATATCTGAGGCAAGAGCAGGAGTTCCTTTTCCAACTATTGTGGAGGTCATTATAATATTATTTTTCTTTGAACTAGCAAGAGAGGCTGGAAAAAGATTGCCTTCTAATATTGGTCAACCACTTAGTATAGTATCTGCTTTAATCTTAGGTGATGCAGCAATTGGTGCAGGGCTAGCATCTCAAGGAACTATAATAATTATGGGGGTATATGCTATAACTTCATATATTAATCCTAAAATTCTTACTGTAACGCCGATTTGGAGTATGATCAATGTAATAATGTGTGGGCTGTTTGGATTACATGGCTTTTATATATTTTTTATTGTTGTTATTGCGCATATTGGATCTCTAGATAGTTGTGGATATAAATATTTTTGGCCATTTGGAACTGTTCACAGCTATAGCTTTAAGCATAAGGACTATTTGACAAGAGGAAGACTTAGCAATATATCAGATAGTATATTTAGGAGAAAAGAAAAATGA
- a CDS encoding Ger(x)C family spore germination protein: MKKFILVLIVIFCFLVGVPTNYKDLDKMLLVTSIIIDVDDEGTYNIFVEGFAPTTSTSGIKQEGQRTIINVKEKDTSEIINRISSQSNLTINYTHNRVILFTKKAAAEGIDDIMDLFVSAEEFVIRNYVGIWDSNPETIDDIKLNGEKFFGLYLVAQLNNAHTMASNNFNTTIRRLYNDSSIGSKITVLPVIRTKRTNAGDSLEIKCNSILKDFKYVGEIASKDVVTTNMMMNEAKSAAISARNPDSTNNTVGLRMTKCKAKTYYDYKDGVFIIKKHLKVHAIYRGTQGKIKLTDENIQQIQKDAEANINFSCYKIFNEYKEKNVDLIKAQENFYRRFPAESKKNNNILKNTMLQVETNVIIDFASDPKNITF, from the coding sequence ATGAAAAAATTTATTTTAGTACTTATAGTAATATTTTGTTTCCTTGTAGGAGTTCCTACAAACTATAAGGATTTAGATAAAATGCTTCTTGTAACTTCAATAATAATTGATGTTGATGATGAAGGTACATATAATATATTTGTTGAAGGGTTCGCTCCAACAACAAGTACGTCAGGGATAAAGCAAGAAGGACAAAGAACAATAATAAACGTAAAAGAAAAAGATACTTCTGAAATCATTAACAGAATAAGTTCCCAGAGTAATCTAACAATAAATTATACTCACAATAGAGTTATTTTGTTTACTAAGAAGGCCGCTGCCGAGGGAATAGATGATATTATGGATTTGTTTGTAAGCGCTGAAGAATTTGTTATAAGAAATTATGTTGGGATTTGGGATTCAAATCCAGAAACAATAGATGATATAAAATTGAATGGTGAAAAGTTTTTTGGCCTTTATTTAGTAGCTCAATTAAACAATGCTCACACTATGGCCAGTAATAATTTTAATACTACCATAAGAAGATTATACAATGATAGTTCAATAGGCAGTAAGATTACTGTATTGCCTGTTATAAGAACTAAAAGAACAAATGCTGGTGATAGCCTAGAAATAAAATGTAATTCTATACTTAAGGATTTTAAGTATGTGGGAGAAATAGCAAGTAAGGATGTTGTAACTACCAATATGATGATGAATGAAGCAAAATCAGCAGCAATCAGTGCGAGAAATCCTGATAGTACTAATAACACTGTAGGACTTAGAATGACTAAATGTAAAGCTAAAACATATTATGATTATAAAGATGGTGTATTTATAATAAAAAAACATTTGAAGGTTCATGCAATTTATAGAGGTACTCAAGGAAAAATAAAGCTTACTGATGAGAATATACAACAAATACAAAAAGATGCCGAAGCAAATATAAACTTTAGTTGTTATAAGATTTTTAATGAATATAAGGAGAAAAATGTAGATTTGATAAAAGCCCAAGAAAATTTTTATAGAAGATTTCCTGCAGAGAGTAAGAAAAACAATAATATCTTAAAGAATACTATGCTACAAGTAGAAACAAATGTGATAATTGATTTTGCCAGTGATCCTAAAAATATAACTTTTTAA
- a CDS encoding Lrp/AsnC family transcriptional regulator, with translation MDEILEILEKNSKYTEEEIAVMTGRPLEEVKQTIKKYEDDSVIVGYTTLINWEKTNKDSVTALIEVRVTPQRGEGFDKVAERIYKFPEVKACYLMSGGFDLTVIVEGKSLKEVSLFVSEKLAVQENVLSTATHFVLKKYKDNGTIFEEKTRDDREDIFI, from the coding sequence ATGGATGAAATATTAGAAATCTTAGAAAAAAACAGTAAATACACTGAAGAGGAAATAGCGGTGATGACGGGAAGACCACTGGAAGAAGTTAAGCAAACAATAAAGAAATATGAAGATGACAGTGTAATTGTTGGATATACAACTTTAATAAATTGGGAAAAGACTAATAAAGATAGTGTTACAGCTCTAATTGAAGTAAGAGTTACACCTCAAAGAGGAGAAGGCTTTGATAAGGTTGCTGAAAGGATATATAAGTTTCCAGAAGTAAAGGCTTGCTATCTTATGTCAGGTGGATTTGATTTAACTGTTATAGTAGAAGGTAAGAGTCTTAAAGAAGTTTCGCTTTTTGTATCTGAAAAGCTTGCTGTTCAAGAAAATGTATTAAGTACAGCTACTCATTTTGTATTAAAAAAATATAAGGATAATGGAACCATATTTGAAGAAAAGACTAGGGATGATAGGGAGGATATATTTATATGA
- a CDS encoding aminotransferase class I/II-fold pyridoxal phosphate-dependent enzyme codes for MMLEDMIKSNVRNMPPSGIRKYFDLINEMDDVISLGVGEPDFVTPWNIREAGIYSLEKGHTHYSSNAGFLELREEISAYLDRKYCLKYDPKDQIIVTVGGSEGIDIALRALVGPGDEVIIPEPSFVAYKGCTTFTGATPVVINLRAEDQFKLTVELLEEAITEKTKVLIVPFPNNPTGAIMTREELEPIVKFLEDKDIIILSDEIYSELSYGEKHVSIASFPEIKDKTLVINGFSKAFAMTGWRLGYVCGHPVLIEAMKKIHQYAIMSSPTTAQYGAIEGLRNCDDDVQEMVREYNRRRRVMLNAFNEMGLECFEPLGAFYVFPCIKSTGLSSDEFCEKLLLEEKILVVPGNAFGDCGAGFIRACYATSMDEIMEAMKRIKRFVSRIKETK; via the coding sequence ATGATGCTTGAAGATATGATTAAATCAAATGTAAGAAATATGCCTCCTTCTGGTATAAGAAAGTATTTCGATCTAATAAATGAAATGGATGATGTTATATCCTTAGGTGTTGGAGAACCAGATTTTGTGACACCTTGGAATATAAGAGAAGCAGGTATATATTCACTAGAAAAAGGTCATACACATTACTCATCAAATGCAGGTTTTTTAGAACTTAGAGAAGAAATATCAGCTTACCTAGATAGAAAGTATTGCTTAAAATATGATCCTAAAGATCAAATAATTGTAACAGTAGGTGGAAGTGAAGGCATCGATATAGCGCTTAGAGCTTTAGTTGGACCAGGAGATGAAGTTATTATTCCTGAACCAAGCTTTGTAGCATATAAAGGATGTACTACTTTTACAGGGGCGACTCCAGTAGTTATAAATTTAAGAGCAGAAGATCAATTCAAGCTTACTGTTGAACTTTTAGAAGAAGCAATTACTGAAAAGACTAAGGTTCTAATAGTTCCTTTTCCAAACAATCCAACGGGCGCTATTATGACAAGAGAAGAGCTTGAACCTATAGTGAAGTTCCTAGAAGATAAAGACATAATAATATTATCTGATGAGATATATTCAGAATTATCTTATGGGGAAAAACATGTTTCAATAGCAAGCTTTCCTGAAATAAAAGATAAAACTTTAGTTATAAATGGATTTTCTAAGGCTTTTGCGATGACTGGTTGGAGACTTGGATATGTTTGTGGTCATCCAGTTTTAATAGAAGCGATGAAGAAGATACATCAATATGCAATAATGAGTTCGCCTACAACAGCTCAATATGGGGCAATCGAAGGACTCAGAAATTGTGACGATGATGTTCAAGAAATGGTAAGAGAGTACAATAGAAGAAGAAGAGTTATGCTAAATGCATTCAATGAAATGGGGCTTGAATGTTTTGAACCACTAGGTGCTTTTTATGTATTTCCATGTATCAAATCTACTGGACTTTCATCAGATGAATTCTGTGAAAAACTACTTTTAGAAGAAAAGATTCTCGTGGTGCCGGGAAATGCCTTTGGCGATTGTGGTGCAGGCTTTATAAGAGCATGTTATGCAACTTCAATGGATGAGATAATGGAAGCTATGAAGAGAATAAAGAGATTTGTTTCTAGGATTAAAGAAACGAAATAA
- a CDS encoding lipid II flippase Amj family protein, with translation MLNKYIILIVATLIIHFIDTLSYSVRLNSVKSGNFALSTSLFNLIVLISRTANTFQGPLIGHIIDDSVRSKYDPINNIRGVILAASGGTILAIILIPTFLKLFEIGMKKLEVTGSVPSLVIQSLSISNIKRIAKNTIKPKKSMIKNLRYKNIPKRLLLLNALITGVYTVGVLAANYASFMVPGKANAIVQSSGLINGIASILLTLFIDPKSAIITDEAYRGKREYGDVKALVIMLIGTKLLGTLLGQLLLVPSAKLLAFIYQ, from the coding sequence ATGCTCAATAAATACATCATCTTAATAGTTGCAACATTAATAATTCACTTTATTGATACGTTATCATATTCAGTAAGACTAAATTCAGTGAAGAGTGGAAACTTCGCTCTATCAACTTCTTTATTTAACTTAATTGTATTAATTTCCCGAACAGCTAACACCTTTCAAGGTCCGCTAATCGGACATATCATTGATGATAGTGTAAGAAGTAAATATGATCCAATTAATAATATCAGAGGAGTAATACTAGCAGCTTCGGGCGGTACTATTCTTGCTATTATATTAATCCCTACCTTCTTAAAGCTATTTGAGATTGGTATGAAAAAACTCGAAGTTACTGGTTCTGTACCAAGTTTAGTTATTCAATCGCTCAGTATCAGCAATATAAAAAGGATAGCTAAAAACACCATTAAGCCTAAGAAGTCCATGATCAAAAATCTCAGATATAAAAATATACCTAAGAGACTCCTCCTACTAAATGCTTTAATAACTGGAGTATATACAGTAGGTGTACTTGCTGCTAATTATGCTTCTTTTATGGTACCAGGTAAAGCCAATGCTATTGTTCAATCTTCAGGTCTTATAAATGGTATTGCCTCCATACTTCTAACATTATTTATTGATCCAAAATCAGCTATAATTACTGACGAAGCTTATAGGGGAAAAAGAGAATATGGTGATGTAAAGGCTCTAGTTATAATGCTAATAGGAACAAAGCTTCTTGGCACTTTACTCGGTCAACTTCTTCTTGTACCATCTGCTAAATTATTAGCTTTTATATACCAATAA
- a CDS encoding peptidoglycan-binding protein — MIKLGSTGEEVTILQENLIALGYNLGTSGADGDFGKATYNAVLQFQKDYELIVDGVVGVNTEYAIDKAILNHNTKYSDKSQFGDLQIYVTGQQLREIGWKNVTDSMVEDLNRCLGRYEITTLQRIRHFITQCSYESGLGLYTKEIGSGLAYEYRASLGNRYAGDGPKYKGAGYIQLTGFDNYKRFSEDINDPRVMEGVDYVAQNYPWTSAGFWWYSNYMNELCDKGATVEEITVRVNGGYNGIEQRKLYYKLCSAVIK; from the coding sequence ATGATTAAGCTTGGTAGCACTGGAGAAGAGGTAACTATACTACAAGAAAATCTTATAGCTTTGGGCTATAATCTAGGTACTTCAGGTGCAGATGGCGATTTTGGAAAGGCTACTTATAATGCTGTCTTGCAGTTTCAAAAGGATTATGAACTGATAGTAGACGGAGTTGTAGGAGTTAATACAGAATATGCAATAGATAAAGCTATATTAAATCATAACACTAAATACAGTGATAAATCACAGTTTGGTGATTTGCAAATATACGTAACTGGCCAACAGTTAAGAGAGATAGGATGGAAGAACGTTACAGATTCCATGGTAGAGGACTTAAATAGATGTTTAGGCAGATATGAGATTACTACGTTACAAAGAATAAGGCACTTTATAACTCAATGTAGTTATGAGTCTGGTTTGGGGTTATATACCAAAGAGATAGGAAGTGGATTAGCCTATGAGTATAGAGCAAGTCTAGGTAATCGATATGCTGGTGATGGGCCAAAGTACAAAGGCGCAGGTTATATTCAGCTTACTGGTTTTGATAACTATAAGAGATTTTCAGAGGATATTAATGACCCTAGAGTTATGGAAGGCGTAGACTATGTAGCTCAAAATTATCCATGGACAAGTGCAGGATTCTGGTGGTATTCAAATTATATGAATGAACTTTGCGATAAAGGAGCTACAGTAGAAGAGATAACTGTAAGAGTAAACGGAGGCTATAACGGAATAGAACAAAGAAAGTTATATTATAAGCTTTGTTCTGCAGTTATTAAATAA
- a CDS encoding GNAT family N-acetyltransferase, with protein MSEFKFISGGVELLDLVRPLWQMLNEYHKEKSKDFEEQYISFTFEERKKKLMVSKLMHIDIIADSSNKHIAYCISTIDSELVGEIDSLFIKQEARKLGLGDELLKKSLSWMESNKVRKKIITVAAGNEDVINFYNKYGFKKRRIILEYVKE; from the coding sequence ATGAGCGAATTTAAATTTATAAGTGGTGGAGTAGAATTACTAGATTTAGTAAGACCTTTATGGCAGATGCTGAATGAATATCATAAGGAAAAGTCCAAGGATTTTGAAGAACAATACATAAGTTTTACATTTGAGGAAAGAAAGAAAAAACTAATGGTTTCGAAACTTATGCATATAGATATTATTGCTGATTCCAGTAATAAACATATTGCATATTGCATAAGTACGATAGACAGTGAATTAGTAGGAGAAATTGATTCTTTGTTTATAAAACAAGAGGCTAGAAAATTAGGCTTAGGTGATGAACTTTTAAAGAAATCTTTAAGTTGGATGGAAAGCAATAAGGTAAGGAAGAAGATTATTACTGTTGCGGCAGGAAATGAAGATGTAATTAACTTTTATAATAAATACGGATTTAAGAAAAGAAGAATTATTTTAGAATATGTTAAGGAATAA
- the trhA gene encoding PAQR family membrane homeostasis protein TrhA, which yields MEDNFYTKKEEIMNSVTHGIGTALAIAALVIAVVFAAIYGTVWHVVSYSIYGSTLVILYLESTLYHSLPGKNVKRLFRKFDHMSIFILIAGSYTPFCLTALRGVVGWTIFGIVWGCTVLGITLKAFYTGKREVLSTVLYVVMGWLIMFAIKPLYMSMPFYGFLFLVLGGVSYTVGAFFFIKDSIKYNHAIWHLFVIAGSVFHFFSIMSLLHLR from the coding sequence ATGGAAGATAACTTTTACACCAAAAAAGAAGAAATAATGAATTCTGTAACTCACGGAATTGGAACAGCTTTAGCAATAGCTGCTTTAGTAATTGCTGTTGTTTTTGCAGCAATATACGGAACTGTATGGCATGTAGTTAGCTATTCAATTTATGGTTCAACCTTAGTCATATTATATCTAGAGTCAACCTTATATCATAGCTTACCAGGAAAAAATGTAAAGAGACTATTTAGAAAGTTTGACCATATGTCAATATTCATTCTAATAGCAGGAAGCTATACCCCATTCTGTCTTACTGCATTAAGAGGGGTTGTAGGCTGGACAATTTTCGGTATTGTATGGGGCTGTACTGTGTTAGGAATAACCCTTAAGGCATTTTATACCGGAAAACGTGAGGTGCTTTCTACTGTTCTGTACGTTGTTATGGGATGGCTTATCATGTTTGCTATAAAACCACTTTACATGTCTATGCCATTTTACGGTTTTCTATTTTTAGTTTTAGGCGGGGTATCATATACCGTGGGAGCGTTCTTCTTCATAAAGGACTCGATAAAGTACAATCATGCTATATGGCACCTTTTTGTGATAGCTGGAAGTGTATTCCACTTCTTCTCTATAATGAGTTTATTACATTTAAGATAA
- the ygiD gene encoding 4,5-DOPA dioxygenase extradiol, with translation MNKRLPALFIGHGSPMNAIENNDYTEMLKKLGETIEKPKAILVISAHWLTDGSYIDVQDEPRQIYDFYGFPDELYQLEYKPTGVKDYAQIAYESLKNFGVKSTNQWGLDHGAWAILKHLYPNADIPAFQLSLNHNFTPEEHYKLGLKLKKLRDQGFLILGSGNIVHNLRKIKFDSDANPFDWAIEFDGYIAKALTDNDHDALINYKNQGLIEKLSLPTDEHYLPLLYIAALKEDDEKVSFLYEGIELGSLSMRSFMIS, from the coding sequence ATGAATAAAAGATTACCAGCTCTTTTTATAGGACATGGAAGTCCTATGAATGCTATAGAAAATAACGATTATACTGAAATGCTAAAAAAACTTGGTGAAACAATTGAAAAACCAAAAGCTATATTAGTAATATCAGCACATTGGCTTACTGATGGAAGTTATATAGATGTACAGGATGAACCTAGACAAATATATGATTTTTATGGGTTTCCAGACGAACTTTATCAATTAGAATACAAACCTACTGGGGTGAAGGATTACGCGCAAATTGCCTATGAAAGCTTAAAAAATTTCGGAGTTAAGTCTACTAATCAGTGGGGATTAGACCATGGCGCTTGGGCTATTTTAAAGCATTTATATCCTAACGCGGATATTCCAGCCTTTCAATTAAGTTTAAATCACAACTTCACTCCAGAAGAGCATTATAAATTGGGATTAAAGCTAAAAAAACTTAGGGATCAAGGTTTCTTAATTTTAGGAAGTGGAAACATAGTTCACAATTTAAGAAAAATTAAATTTGATTCTGATGCTAACCCTTTTGATTGGGCTATAGAATTTGATGGCTATATAGCAAAAGCATTAACTGATAATGATCATGATGCTCTTATAAATTATAAAAATCAGGGTCTTATAGAAAAGTTATCGCTACCAACTGATGAACATTATCTTCCACTGCTATATATAGCAGCTCTCAAAGAAGATGATGAGAAAGTAAGCTTTTTGTATGAAGGGATAGAATTAGGGTCATTGTCAATGAGGAGCTTTATGATTTCGTAA